The DNA region TACAAAATACGCAGAAGCAGATAAAATTTTAAAACAAATTGAAGCTTTAAAAAATAAATAAATGGCATTTTATCAATTACATAAAGAGCAGAAAATCAATTGTACCATTGATGAAATTTGGGATTTTATTTCGTCACCTGCCAATCTTAAGGAAATAACTCCAGATTATATGGGTTTTGATATAACGTCTCAAAACCTTCCTGAAAAAATGTATGAAGGTATGATTATATCATACAAAGTAAGCCCGTTGTTGGGTATTAAAACTACTTGGGTAACTGAAATAACGCATGTTAGGGATAAGCACTATTTTGTTGATGAACAACGTGTTGGCCCTTATGCATTATGGCATCATCAACATATTATAGAGCCCATTGAAGATGGCGTTTTAATGAAAGATATTGTTAGCTACCAACCACCATTTGGGTTGCTGGGAGCGATTGCCAATAGTTTGATTATAAAAAACAAGTTAAAAGAGATATTTGATTACAGAACTAAAGCTGTTGAACGAAAATTCGGAATTTATGACGAATAACGAGATTTCAATTTTTTGGTTTAGACGTGATTTACGCTTAGAGGATAATGTAGCTTTAAATACTGCCTTAGAGAGTGGATTGCCTGTACTACCTATTTTTATTTTTGATGATGATATTTTAGAAGATTTACCAAAAAATGATGCA from Aureibaculum sp. 2308TA14-22 includes:
- a CDS encoding SRPBCC family protein, with the protein product MAFYQLHKEQKINCTIDEIWDFISSPANLKEITPDYMGFDITSQNLPEKMYEGMIISYKVSPLLGIKTTWVTEITHVRDKHYFVDEQRVGPYALWHHQHIIEPIEDGVLMKDIVSYQPPFGLLGAIANSLIIKNKLKEIFDYRTKAVERKFGIYDE